The genomic window ATGCCCGGAAGATGTGGCAGACCAAGAACGAATGGGCCGCAAGCATCGCCCAGGGCAAGCGCTACGCCGAGCGCTGGTGCGCGGCCAGGCTGTACCCGGAGACGCGTCTGCGCGAGGCCGTTGCGCGGCTCACCGACAGCACGCCGCGCCCGCCACCGCCGCCGATGCCTGGACTGCCGCCCACCCGCGAGCAGCTGCAGCAGGCCCGGCGCAACGCTGAGGCTGGGGTAGCGGAGCTGGGTCGCATCAAGGAAGCGCTGGCGCCGCGCCAACCGCCGGCAGCGACGAAGCCCCGGCCGCGCGATGCCCGCAAGGCGTGGGTGAGGGCAGGGATGGAGCAGATGCGCCGCGGCGTGTAGGCGTCAGGCAACCCGCAGCTGCACCACGTTGCCGTCGCGCAGCCGGTCAAGGTAGTCCGCCCACTCCTGCATCATCCGGACCCGCTCATCGAGGTGGGTCGTGCGGTTGTAGGCACGGCCGTTCAGATCCTTCACTTCATGGGCCAGCTGGTGCTCGATGATGTCGGGGCGGAACTTCAAGACCTCGTCCAGGATGGTGCGCGCTGTGGCGCGGAAGCCGTGCCCAGTGACCGTGCCCGACTCGAACCCCATTCTCCGCAGAGCCGCAGTCACTGCGTTCTCTGACATCGGCCGTGCTTTGGAACGAGCCGAGGGGAAGACGTACTTTCCCCGTCCGGTGAGCGGCTTGATTTCCTCAAGGATCGCGAGAGCCTGCGCCGACAGCGGGACAATGTGCGGTCGGCGCATCTTCATCCTTTCCTTGGGGATCGTCCACATCCGCTCCTCGAGGTCGAATTCCGACCACTCGGCCTGTCGTAGCTCGCCAGGACGCAGAAACAGCATTGGAGCAAGGCGGAGGGCCGTCCGAACCGTCAGCGTGCCGGAGTAGCCATACATGGCGCGCAGCAGTGGTGCGAGCTCGACGGGCTCGGTGACGGCCGCGTAGTGATTCTCCGGCGATGGGGTCAACGCGCCGCGCAGGTCCGCAACCGGGTCGCGCTTGGCCCTGCCGGTGGCGATGGCGTACCGCATCACCTGGCTGCAGTTCTGCATGATTCGGTGCGCCGATTCGATCGCGCCGCGGGCCTCGATACGCCGGGCGACTGACAGAAAGTCAGTTGCCTCCAGTTCGGCCGTCGGTCGGCTCCCGAGCCATGGGAACACATCATTGTTGAACCATGCTTCGACCTTGATGCGG from Stenotrophomonas sp. 704A1 includes these protein-coding regions:
- a CDS encoding tyrosine-type recombinase/integrase, translating into MRRWGHILGHPPGPERHMPPLTDLAIRKAKATDRTQKIFDGGGLYLEISPKDSRWWRLKYRFDGKEKRLALGVYPDVPLALARQRREDARQLLARGVDPGEHKKAAAVARAELGANTFEVIAREWLAKRDWVPKYRIKVEAWFNNDVFPWLGSRPTAELEATDFLSVARRIEARGAIESAHRIMQNCSQVMRYAIATGRAKRDPVADLRGALTPSPENHYAAVTEPVELAPLLRAMYGYSGTLTVRTALRLAPMLFLRPGELRQAEWSEFDLEERMWTIPKERMKMRRPHIVPLSAQALAILEEIKPLTGRGKYVFPSARSKARPMSENAVTAALRRMGFESGTVTGHGFRATARTILDEVLKFRPDIIEHQLAHEVKDLNGRAYNRTTHLDERVRMMQEWADYLDRLRDGNVVQLRVA